The following proteins are co-located in the Chitinivibrionales bacterium genome:
- a CDS encoding glutamate--tRNA ligase, whose product MMEKTIRVRFAPSPTGYLHVGGARTALFNYLFARHNNGVFILRIEDTDQSRYQESACKEIFDSLKWLGIEWDEGPDVGGDYGPYVQSERRDIYKQYAGQLVESGNAYPCFCSPERLQKVREKQQAEKQKIGYDRHCRSLSESERRKLLEKNTPCVIRLNVPLGKTVVFNDAVRGEITYESDQLDDLVLLKTDGFPTYHLANVVDDHLMKISHVLRGDEWIASTPRHILLYEAFGWTPPEFAHMPVILSSDGGKLSKRKGAASVLDYCRAGYLPEALLNFLSLLGWAPGDDREIMNKEEIFSAFSLQRVSPKASVFDEKKLEWMNGQYMAQRSVESIKGDIIQGWKEKGFIDRNADENDEYLEQVIALMKDRSKKITDCIDNSFYFFKDPEGYDEKAAKKHFKPDAAKHLQVLCDKIEASDIFTQESLENIFREYAEKAGVSGGKLIHPTRLAVSGVSFGPGLFELLEALGKETVAKRMHNAISWIKENKS is encoded by the coding sequence ATAATGGAAAAAACTATTCGCGTACGTTTTGCCCCTTCGCCAACAGGCTATTTGCATGTAGGCGGTGCCCGGACGGCATTGTTTAATTATCTCTTTGCGCGGCATAACAACGGCGTGTTTATTCTGCGTATCGAAGATACCGATCAGAGCAGATATCAGGAGAGCGCATGCAAAGAGATCTTCGACAGTCTAAAATGGCTGGGAATCGAGTGGGATGAAGGGCCTGATGTTGGCGGAGACTATGGCCCCTATGTCCAATCGGAGCGAAGAGATATCTATAAGCAATATGCCGGGCAGCTTGTCGAAAGCGGTAATGCCTATCCCTGTTTCTGTTCCCCCGAGCGCCTTCAAAAAGTCAGGGAAAAACAGCAGGCCGAAAAACAAAAAATCGGATATGACAGGCATTGCCGGAGCCTTTCGGAATCCGAGCGACGGAAACTCCTGGAAAAAAACACCCCCTGTGTTATCCGGCTTAACGTGCCGCTTGGTAAAACTGTCGTGTTTAACGATGCTGTTCGAGGTGAGATAACCTACGAGAGCGATCAGCTTGATGATCTGGTTTTGCTGAAAACCGATGGGTTTCCAACCTATCACCTTGCAAATGTTGTTGATGATCATCTGATGAAAATTTCCCATGTTTTACGGGGTGATGAATGGATAGCCTCAACCCCTCGTCACATCTTGCTGTATGAGGCCTTTGGATGGACTCCTCCCGAATTTGCCCACATGCCGGTGATATTATCCTCCGACGGTGGTAAGCTTTCAAAGCGCAAAGGTGCGGCTTCGGTGTTGGACTATTGCCGGGCAGGATATTTGCCGGAAGCGTTGCTTAATTTTCTTTCTCTTTTAGGATGGGCGCCCGGTGATGATAGAGAGATAATGAACAAAGAGGAGATCTTTTCCGCCTTTTCACTTCAAAGAGTATCACCTAAAGCATCGGTATTTGATGAAAAAAAACTGGAATGGATGAACGGGCAATATATGGCTCAACGGTCCGTAGAGTCGATTAAGGGTGATATCATACAAGGCTGGAAAGAAAAGGGCTTTATCGACCGCAATGCTGATGAAAATGATGAATATCTGGAGCAAGTAATCGCTCTGATGAAAGACCGGTCTAAGAAAATTACCGATTGTATCGATAATTCATTTTATTTCTTCAAAGATCCTGAAGGGTATGATGAAAAAGCTGCCAAAAAGCATTTTAAACCCGATGCTGCAAAGCATTTACAAGTGCTTTGCGATAAAATTGAAGCGTCCGATATATTCACGCAGGAGAGCCTCGAGAATATTTTCAGGGAATATGCCGAGAAGGCCGGGGTCTCGGGTGGAAAACTGATCCATCCGACACGTCTTGCAGTGAGTGGAGTAAGTTTCGGCCCCGGATTATTCGAACTGCTCGAGGCACTGGGAAAAGAGACGGTTGCTAAAAGGATGCATAATGCAATTTCCTGGATAAAAGAAAATAAAAGCTGA
- a CDS encoding glutamine--tRNA ligase/YqeY domain fusion protein, with the protein MNTAANLENAPVSNFIRTIIKEHNESGRFGGKVVTRFPPEPNGYLHIGHAKAICIDFGMAEEFGGECHLRFDDTNPSREEQEYIDSIKQDVAWLGFDWGERVFFASDYFGKMYEWAVELIKKGNAYVDDLNAEQIREYRGTLTETGKESPFRNRSVEENLELFEKMKNGEFPDGSHVLRAKIDMASPNINMRDPVMYRIQKMTHHRTGNEWCIYPMYDWAHGLEDSIEGVTHSLCSLEFEDHRPLYDWFLDQLGIHHPQQIEFARLNLTYTVMSKRKLLRLVREGYVNGWDDPRMPTLSGFRRRGYTPESIRTFCERIGVAKRDSVVDVALLEHCLRVELNKHAPRYMAVLRPLKVIIDNYPEGQVEELEAVNNPEDPEGGTRKVLFSGICYIDREDFMEEPPKKFYRLAPGREVRLRYAYFIKCTDVVKDSQTGEITEVHCTYDPETKGGNAPDGRKVKATLHWVSAGHAIDAEVRLYDHLFAKPDPDDVEDGQDYTANVNPNSLEVLKECKLEPALRTVKSRDRFQFERVGYFCVDPDSDDNALIINRTVTLRDVWARIQKAKGK; encoded by the coding sequence ATGAATACCGCCGCAAATCTTGAGAATGCACCTGTTTCGAATTTTATTCGGACTATTATCAAGGAACACAATGAATCCGGCCGCTTTGGCGGCAAGGTTGTAACCCGTTTTCCTCCGGAGCCGAACGGTTATCTGCATATTGGCCATGCAAAGGCAATATGTATCGATTTTGGAATGGCCGAAGAATTCGGTGGAGAATGCCATCTCAGGTTTGATGATACCAATCCATCAAGAGAAGAACAGGAATATATTGATTCGATAAAACAGGATGTCGCCTGGCTGGGATTTGACTGGGGCGAGCGTGTTTTTTTCGCCTCCGACTATTTCGGTAAGATGTACGAATGGGCTGTCGAATTGATCAAGAAAGGCAACGCCTATGTCGATGATCTTAACGCCGAACAGATACGGGAATATCGAGGTACATTAACCGAGACGGGGAAGGAGAGTCCCTTTAGAAATCGATCGGTTGAAGAAAATCTTGAGCTTTTCGAAAAGATGAAAAATGGAGAATTTCCCGACGGTTCTCATGTTTTACGGGCAAAAATAGATATGGCCTCTCCAAATATTAATATGCGGGATCCGGTGATGTACCGGATACAGAAAATGACACACCACAGAACCGGCAATGAGTGGTGTATTTATCCCATGTATGACTGGGCCCATGGATTGGAAGATTCCATTGAAGGAGTCACTCATTCACTCTGTTCTCTGGAATTTGAAGATCACCGCCCGCTGTATGACTGGTTCCTGGATCAGTTGGGAATTCATCATCCTCAGCAGATAGAATTTGCCCGTCTTAATCTTACCTATACTGTTATGAGCAAACGGAAGCTGCTCCGTCTTGTCAGGGAAGGATATGTGAATGGGTGGGATGATCCCCGGATGCCGACCCTCAGTGGTTTCAGGCGGCGGGGATATACTCCGGAATCGATTCGTACTTTCTGCGAGCGTATCGGGGTTGCGAAAAGGGACAGTGTCGTTGATGTTGCCTTACTTGAGCATTGCCTCAGGGTGGAACTCAATAAACACGCCCCCCGTTATATGGCCGTTTTACGTCCGTTAAAAGTAATAATCGATAACTACCCCGAAGGACAGGTGGAAGAACTCGAGGCGGTTAATAATCCGGAAGACCCCGAGGGGGGGACAAGAAAGGTTCTGTTTTCGGGTATTTGTTATATCGACCGGGAAGATTTCATGGAGGAGCCGCCTAAAAAGTTTTATCGCCTTGCCCCCGGCCGTGAAGTCCGGCTGCGGTATGCCTATTTTATCAAATGTACTGATGTTGTCAAAGATTCCCAAACCGGAGAAATCACCGAGGTCCATTGTACCTACGATCCCGAAACAAAAGGCGGGAATGCTCCGGATGGACGCAAGGTTAAGGCAACACTCCACTGGGTCTCGGCCGGTCATGCAATCGATGCCGAGGTGCGATTATATGATCATCTCTTCGCAAAACCTGATCCCGATGATGTTGAAGATGGGCAGGATTATACGGCGAATGTGAATCCAAACTCACTCGAAGTCCTTAAAGAATGCAAGCTTGAGCCTGCTTTGCGAACGGTCAAATCCCGGGACCGGTTTCAATTTGAGCGTGTCGGCTATTTCTGTGTCGATCCGGATTCGGACGATAACGCTCTTATCATTAATCGAACCGTTACGCTTCGAGATGTATGGGCAAGGATTCAGAAAGCCAAAGGGAAATAA
- a CDS encoding elongation factor G yields MKVYDAKSIRNVCLVSHGGVGKTSLMEAMSHTAKATHKLGKVDNGTSIFDTRPDEKERKMTISAVLGFCEWKDTKINMIDTPGFLDLQGDAKAALRVVETALVLIDAVDGIQVGTEIMSRFIEDNNLPRFFVINGLDRENVDFNKIVNQLKENFGTSVAPLSIPIGSGPEFKGVVNLITRQAYEYTSEGNGAGKKIDIPADMSEKVDKMRSALMESIAESDESLMNSYFEKGELSDDEMKQGLAKGVANNFIYPLLSVCATGNMGADVLLDTIVNLSPSPEVRKEIELTDGQETSKTNCGPSEPTVAFVFKTISEEHVGELNIFRVFSGKAATGQDLANPRRGGAERPGALYIMKGKEKIEASEIGFGDIGGVLKLKDTHTNDTLVAKGSTMYYPPTEFPEPLVSIAISPKSKGDEEKIGVGLNKLQEEDATFTYEFHPDIHQSILSGMGDVHIQIILENLQRRFKVSVDREQPKISYRETITKPVKYVEYTHKKQTGGAGQYARVFIDLEPMERGAGYEFEDKIVGGVIDQPLRPSVDKGVRSKIVEGIIAGYPIVDIKVALVDGKTHPVDSKDIAFQIAGREVFKKAFEMASPILLEPIVDLEVTVPDDYTGDIMGDLSSRRGKISGMEPKGKYQTIHAKVPVSEIATYSQTMRSLTQGRGFYSKTFSHYEPVPPDLTKKIVEKTKQEAEQESA; encoded by the coding sequence ATGAAGGTATACGACGCCAAATCGATTCGCAATGTGTGTTTGGTTTCTCATGGTGGCGTAGGGAAAACTTCACTGATGGAAGCGATGAGCCATACCGCTAAAGCGACTCACAAGCTCGGGAAAGTGGACAACGGCACAAGCATATTTGATACACGGCCCGACGAAAAAGAACGGAAAATGACTATTTCGGCGGTGCTTGGTTTTTGTGAGTGGAAAGATACAAAGATAAACATGATCGATACCCCCGGATTTCTCGATTTACAGGGGGATGCGAAGGCTGCTTTACGGGTTGTAGAAACAGCATTGGTTTTGATTGATGCTGTTGATGGTATTCAAGTCGGTACCGAAATTATGTCTCGCTTCATTGAAGATAATAATCTACCACGTTTTTTTGTTATCAACGGCCTCGACAGAGAAAATGTCGATTTCAATAAAATTGTAAATCAGCTTAAAGAAAATTTCGGGACCTCCGTCGCTCCTTTGAGCATTCCCATTGGTTCGGGGCCGGAGTTTAAGGGAGTTGTTAATCTTATTACCCGTCAGGCCTACGAATACACTTCTGAGGGAAATGGAGCGGGGAAAAAGATCGATATCCCCGCCGATATGAGTGAAAAAGTCGATAAAATGCGTTCGGCTCTTATGGAATCGATTGCCGAAAGTGATGAATCACTCATGAACAGCTACTTTGAAAAAGGGGAGCTTTCGGATGATGAGATGAAACAAGGATTGGCAAAAGGTGTTGCCAACAATTTTATTTATCCTCTTCTTTCCGTATGCGCAACCGGAAACATGGGCGCCGATGTCCTGCTTGATACGATTGTAAATCTGTCTCCCTCTCCGGAAGTCCGCAAAGAGATAGAGTTGACCGACGGGCAGGAGACCTCCAAAACCAACTGCGGTCCTTCAGAGCCGACTGTTGCTTTTGTTTTTAAAACAATTTCGGAAGAGCATGTTGGTGAACTCAATATTTTCCGTGTTTTTAGTGGCAAAGCTGCAACCGGACAGGATCTGGCGAATCCCCGGAGAGGAGGCGCCGAGCGTCCTGGGGCGCTGTACATTATGAAAGGCAAAGAAAAAATTGAGGCTTCCGAAATCGGATTCGGGGACATCGGCGGTGTCTTAAAACTCAAGGATACCCATACAAACGATACGCTGGTCGCCAAGGGATCGACTATGTACTATCCTCCCACAGAATTTCCCGAGCCGCTTGTCAGCATTGCAATCAGCCCTAAATCCAAGGGTGATGAAGAAAAAATTGGTGTAGGACTCAACAAACTTCAGGAAGAAGACGCCACTTTTACCTACGAATTCCATCCGGATATCCATCAATCTATCCTTTCCGGGATGGGTGATGTTCACATCCAGATCATTCTGGAAAATCTTCAACGGCGGTTCAAGGTATCGGTAGATAGAGAACAACCAAAAATATCCTACCGCGAAACGATTACCAAACCGGTCAAATATGTTGAATATACGCATAAAAAACAGACCGGGGGCGCAGGTCAGTACGCAAGAGTCTTTATCGATTTGGAACCGATGGAGCGGGGCGCCGGATATGAATTTGAAGATAAAATTGTCGGTGGTGTTATTGATCAACCATTGAGGCCAAGTGTTGATAAAGGTGTCCGCTCCAAAATAGTTGAAGGCATTATCGCCGGATATCCGATTGTCGATATTAAGGTCGCGCTCGTCGACGGAAAAACTCATCCGGTTGATTCCAAAGATATCGCCTTTCAGATTGCCGGCAGAGAGGTATTTAAGAAGGCATTTGAGATGGCCTCACCAATCCTCCTCGAGCCTATTGTTGATCTGGAGGTTACCGTACCGGATGATTACACCGGTGATATAATGGGAGACCTTTCTTCCCGGCGGGGAAAAATCAGCGGGATGGAGCCGAAGGGAAAGTACCAGACTATTCATGCGAAAGTACCTGTGTCTGAGATCGCAACCTATTCACAAACAATGCGTTCGCTTACCCAGGGGAGAGGCTTTTATTCTAAAACATTTTCACATTATGAGCCTGTACCGCCCGACTTAACGAAAAAAATCGTTGAAAAAACTAAACAGGAAGCCGAACAGGAAAGCGCGTAA
- a CDS encoding 2-C-methyl-D-erythritol 2,4-cyclodiphosphate synthase translates to MKTGIGHDTHRFQLEVPKNLVLGGFTIPDCFGLQGNSDGDVVLHALTNALSSITGVNILGAVADEMCMKKGIKDSKKYLKKALGCLKEYAVVHVSISIEAKIPKLAPHIDAMKESIASLFSLTPSDVGITATSGERLTAYGRGEGIMAIAVVTAIKTEK, encoded by the coding sequence ATTAAAACAGGAATTGGACATGATACCCATCGTTTTCAGTTGGAAGTTCCCAAAAATCTGGTATTGGGAGGGTTTACGATCCCCGATTGTTTCGGGCTTCAAGGCAACAGTGATGGTGATGTTGTTCTCCATGCGCTTACCAATGCGCTTTCGAGCATTACAGGGGTAAACATTCTGGGTGCGGTTGCCGATGAAATGTGCATGAAAAAGGGGATAAAAGACAGCAAAAAATATCTCAAAAAGGCGCTGGGATGTCTCAAAGAATACGCTGTTGTGCATGTATCCATTTCGATTGAGGCCAAGATTCCCAAACTGGCTCCTCATATCGATGCCATGAAAGAATCGATTGCATCACTATTTTCTCTCACCCCCTCGGATGTTGGAATAACGGCAACTTCCGGAGAACGGTTAACCGCTTATGGTCGGGGAGAAGGGATTATGGCTATCGCCGTGGTTACTGCGATCAAAACAGAAAAATAA
- the mtnA gene encoding S-methyl-5-thioribose-1-phosphate isomerase: MPRLKTIEWSDSAVRIVDQTLLPNELSFCTIDNITGIYDAIKTLKVRGAPAIGIAGAYGLYLGMADFPEDRSLSNFITYLEKNVRYLDSARPTAVNLFWALERMSKKAKAMADSSSILEIKQALLQEAHLILDEDKRSCRMIGEHGFGVIKDYASILTHCNAGGLATSEYGTALAPIYIGAEKGKRFLVYADETRPLLQGARITAFELREAGIPVTVICDNMAASVMASGKIDAVVVGADRIAANGDTANKIGTYPLALVARAHNVPFYVAAPSSTFDLSMKTGKEIPIEEREPVEITNGFGKRTVPENVPVYNPAFDVTPFSLITAIITEKGVICPPFDKGIASLLS; this comes from the coding sequence ATGCCCCGATTAAAGACAATTGAATGGAGTGATAGTGCGGTTCGTATCGTCGATCAGACACTTCTTCCCAACGAACTCTCTTTTTGTACCATCGATAACATCACCGGTATCTACGATGCAATTAAAACATTAAAAGTACGTGGTGCACCTGCAATCGGGATTGCAGGCGCATATGGTCTCTATCTGGGGATGGCCGATTTTCCTGAAGACAGATCGCTGTCGAATTTTATTACCTATCTAGAAAAAAATGTTCGATACCTCGATTCGGCCCGTCCAACTGCAGTTAATTTATTTTGGGCTTTGGAACGAATGAGCAAAAAAGCAAAAGCAATGGCCGATAGTTCTTCCATACTCGAAATTAAACAGGCGCTGCTTCAGGAAGCTCATTTAATTCTTGATGAGGACAAAAGAAGCTGCAGAATGATCGGAGAGCATGGGTTTGGTGTTATAAAAGACTACGCCTCCATTCTCACCCATTGTAATGCAGGTGGTCTTGCCACATCGGAATACGGAACCGCTCTGGCACCCATCTATATTGGCGCTGAAAAAGGTAAACGCTTCCTGGTATATGCCGACGAAACAAGACCACTTCTTCAGGGGGCCCGGATAACCGCCTTTGAGCTTAGAGAGGCCGGTATTCCAGTTACTGTGATTTGTGACAATATGGCGGCATCGGTAATGGCCTCGGGCAAAATTGATGCTGTTGTTGTCGGTGCAGACCGTATCGCTGCAAACGGAGATACCGCCAATAAAATTGGAACATATCCTCTGGCATTAGTTGCCCGTGCCCATAATGTTCCGTTCTATGTAGCCGCACCTTCATCGACCTTTGATTTGTCAATGAAAACCGGTAAAGAGATACCGATTGAAGAGCGGGAGCCTGTAGAAATAACCAATGGTTTTGGAAAGAGAACTGTACCCGAAAACGTACCTGTGTACAATCCAGCCTTTGATGTTACACCATTCTCGCTGATAACTGCAATAATCACCGAAAAAGGGGTTATCTGTCCACCTTTTGATAAAGGGATTGCGTCCCTATTATCCTAA